Genomic segment of Desulfurispora thermophila DSM 16022:
GGGCGGCGAGGTTATCTGTTACGTATGGTGAAAATGCGGCACTTGGAGGTGTAGGCATGTCCAGAATTGGTAAACAGCCAATTGCCTTGCCCACCGGCGTGACTGTGACTGTAGAAGGTAATCTGGTCAAAGTCAAGGGTCCTAAAGGACAGCTGGAACGGCAAGTTCATCCCGATATGATTATAGAACAGGAAGAAGGCAGGCTTTTAGTCAAACGCCCTTCTGATTCCAACCTGCATAAGTCGCTGCACGGCCTGACCAGGACTCTGATCAACAATATGGTGGTGGGGGTCACCAAGGGTTATGAAAAAGGCCTGGAGCTGGTAGGTGTTGGTTACCGGGCCCAAAAACAGGGTAGCAAGGTGGTTATCAGCATCGGTTATTCCCACCCGGTGGAAGTTGAGCCGCCAGCCGGTATCGAGCTGGATGTTCCCGCGCCGACCAAAATTATTGTCAAAGGGATGGATAAGGAACTGGTTGGTGCGGTAGCGGCTAACATTAGGTCCATTAGAGAGCCCGAGCCGTACAAAGGTAAAGGTATCAAGTACGAAGGCGAGAAGATTCGCCGCAAGGCCGGTAAGACCGGTGGCAAGGGCAAGAAGTAGGGCGAAGGAGTTGAAAAGCGGTGATTAGCAAAACCGATCGCAGGAAAGAGCGGGCCAAAAGACAGTTGCGGGTGCGCAAGAAAGTTTTTGGCACGGCCCAGCGCCCGCGCCTGAATGTTTTTCGCAGCCTAAGTCACATTTACGCGCAAATTATTGATGATGAACAAGGCCACACTCTGGTTGCTGCCTCTACCCTTTCGCCTGAACTTAAAGGTAAACTGGAGCAGACCGGCAATGTGGCAGCGGCCCGGCAGGTCGGCCTTTTAATTGCCGAAAAGGCCAGGGCCAAAGGCATAACCAAAGTAGTCTTTGACCGGGCCGGATACCTGTATCACGGCCGGGTAAAAGCACTGGCCGATGGAGCCAGGGAAGGCGGCCTGGAGTTTTAAGAGCGGCTGGTAAAGGAGGGAAATTAGTGTCCAGGATTGATACTGGTAAGATGGAATTGACCGAAAAGGTTGTCTATATTAACCGGGTGGCCAAAGTGGTAAAGGGCGGGCGCCGCTTTAGTTTTTCCGCTCTG
This window contains:
- the rplR gene encoding 50S ribosomal protein L18: MISKTDRRKERAKRQLRVRKKVFGTAQRPRLNVFRSLSHIYAQIIDDEQGHTLVAASTLSPELKGKLEQTGNVAAARQVGLLIAEKARAKGITKVVFDRAGYLYHGRVKALADGAREGGLEF
- the rplF gene encoding 50S ribosomal protein L6 codes for the protein MSRIGKQPIALPTGVTVTVEGNLVKVKGPKGQLERQVHPDMIIEQEEGRLLVKRPSDSNLHKSLHGLTRTLINNMVVGVTKGYEKGLELVGVGYRAQKQGSKVVISIGYSHPVEVEPPAGIELDVPAPTKIIVKGMDKELVGAVAANIRSIREPEPYKGKGIKYEGEKIRRKAGKTGGKGKK